In the genome of Streptomyces aquilus, the window GAGGTCCGTGAGGCCGACGATCCAGTCGTCGGTGAAGGTGCGGATCAGGTCGCGGCCGATGCCGACCTGGATGCTGTAGTGGTTCAGCGGGGCTCCGCGCAGCGAGCGTTCCGGGTCCCACTGGACGTGTACGGCCGCCCGGGCCACGGCTGCCGGATCCGCGGTCGTGAGCACGGCCCGGAACAGCGCCTCCTCCCAGCCCTGCCGGGTGATCCGCACGGCGAGAACGCGCTCCTGGCCCGGTTTGCGGGCCCAGTTGCTGCGGTGCATCAGCCACGGCAACGAGGGCTTGATCCAGGTCATACGGTGGAACGAGTAGGGCGCGACGAAGCGCCCGGCGCGCAGCGCGGCGTCGGCTATGGCAGGCGCGTACGCCTGGTAGACCACGATCGTGTCAGCGTCGTAGTCCGCACGGATCTGGAACTGGGGTGCCATGCGGCGCACCTTGCCATCCGCTCGATTCGGACGGCGAAGTATTTTCCGGCAACGCGTGGGACTGGCCAGGCGCCCCTTGACCTCAAGTCAAGTCGAGCTTCTACGGTCGATCCCGTCGAACCGACCCAGCCGACGAAGGGGCCGAGGACATGGAGTACTCGCACAGCGACACCGAACTGATCAAGCAGCCCATCGGATACTGGAGTTGGGCGGCCTACAAGGCCGTCGTCACCCGCATCCGGGCCGCGCTCGCCGGCATCGGCACCACCCAGCCGCAGTGGTGGGTCCTCGCCCAGGTCGCACGCGCGGACACCCCCAAGACCCGCGAGGAAGTGT includes:
- a CDS encoding DUF4291 domain-containing protein codes for the protein MAPQFQIRADYDADTIVVYQAYAPAIADAALRAGRFVAPYSFHRMTWIKPSLPWLMHRSNWARKPGQERVLAVRITRQGWEEALFRAVLTTADPAAVARAAVHVQWDPERSLRGAPLNHYSIQVGIGRDLIRTFTDDWIVGLTDLTSQVRKAATLTQSGHAAKAQRLLPAERPYPLSRALESRLCQGR